The Hymenobacter oligotrophus genome has a window encoding:
- a CDS encoding TraR/DksA family transcriptional regulator encodes MSEESLRYSREELAEFEAIIQEKLAAARKEVAFIKETLSRRNDSGTDTTASPSKVLEDGADTAEKESLNQLASRQMKFIQQLENALIRIKNGTYGVCIGTGKLIPKERLRAVPHTQHSIEAKMARRD; translated from the coding sequence ATGAGTGAAGAATCACTACGCTACTCCCGGGAAGAGCTGGCCGAGTTTGAAGCCATCATTCAGGAAAAGCTAGCCGCCGCCCGGAAAGAAGTAGCGTTCATTAAAGAAACGCTGAGCCGCCGCAACGACTCAGGTACCGATACCACTGCCTCGCCCTCCAAGGTGCTGGAAGATGGTGCTGATACCGCCGAGAAGGAAAGCCTCAACCAATTGGCTTCGCGGCAGATGAAGTTTATTCAGCAGCTCGAAAACGCCCTTATTCGCATAAAGAACGGTACGTACGGTGTTTGCATCGGTACCGGCAAGCTTATCCCGAAGGAGCGCCTGCGGGCCGTGCCGCACACGCAGCACTCGATCGAAGCTAAAATGGCGCGCCGCGACTAA
- the ribH gene encoding 6,7-dimethyl-8-ribityllumazine synthase, with protein sequence MATSLKNLSDYTSDQFIDISDKRFGLVVAEWNRTITDTLCQGAYETLLKHGAKEENIYRNTVPGSFELGLGAQLLAQHEEIDAVICLGVIIKGETRHDEFISHAVAQGLMNVGLKFNKPVIFGVLTTENEEQAWDRAGGKHGNKGVEAAVTAIHMLGF encoded by the coding sequence ATGGCCACTTCCCTCAAAAACCTCAGCGACTACACCTCCGATCAGTTTATCGACATCAGCGATAAGCGCTTTGGCCTGGTGGTGGCCGAGTGGAACCGCACCATTACCGATACCCTTTGCCAGGGGGCCTACGAAACCCTGCTGAAGCACGGCGCTAAAGAAGAGAACATTTACCGCAACACCGTACCCGGCAGCTTCGAGTTGGGCCTAGGTGCGCAGCTGCTGGCCCAGCACGAGGAGATTGATGCGGTAATCTGCTTGGGCGTTATCATCAAAGGCGAAACGCGTCACGACGAGTTTATATCTCATGCCGTGGCCCAAGGCCTCATGAACGTAGGCCTCAAGTTCAACAAGCCCGTGATATTTGGCGTGCTTACCACCGAAAACGAAGAGCAAGCCTGGGACCGTGCCGGCGGCAAGCACGGCAACAAAGGCGTAGAGGCTGCCGTAACGGCCATCCATATGTTGGGTTTCTGA
- a CDS encoding tetratricopeptide repeat protein — MSKIPFTRNSPLARQNQPQQQPESGQPDPNAPAAHPLLEDPNALATRLGESEVFVRRNKNILFGVLGAVVLLVVAGFGYFTWRSSQDEKAQAAMFQAVHYWEADSLKKAMKGDGQYAGLEAVANEYSGTKAANLANFYAGTAALKNGEFQKAIDYLEDFSSDDLLLQARAYALVGDANMELKKYKEAADYYQKAADYKTNDYFTPAYLMKLALAQEMQKDFAAAEQTYNKIVNDYPTSSEITDAKVYQARAKAMLGGK, encoded by the coding sequence ATGTCGAAGATTCCCTTTACGCGCAACTCGCCGCTAGCGCGCCAAAACCAGCCGCAGCAGCAACCCGAGTCGGGTCAGCCGGACCCCAACGCGCCCGCTGCCCATCCTTTGCTGGAAGACCCCAACGCCTTAGCAACGCGCCTAGGCGAATCGGAAGTTTTTGTTCGCCGCAACAAGAACATCTTGTTTGGCGTGCTAGGCGCGGTGGTGCTGCTGGTGGTAGCTGGCTTTGGTTATTTCACCTGGCGCAGCTCACAGGACGAGAAAGCCCAGGCTGCCATGTTCCAGGCTGTGCACTACTGGGAGGCCGATTCGCTGAAGAAAGCCATGAAGGGCGACGGGCAGTACGCCGGCCTGGAGGCAGTGGCCAACGAGTACAGCGGCACCAAGGCCGCTAACCTGGCAAACTTTTACGCTGGTACGGCCGCCCTTAAAAACGGCGAGTTCCAAAAGGCCATCGATTACCTCGAAGACTTTAGCTCCGACGACCTGCTGCTGCAGGCCCGCGCTTACGCTTTAGTTGGCGACGCGAACATGGAACTGAAGAAGTACAAAGAGGCCGCCGACTACTACCAGAAAGCAGCCGATTACAAAACGAACGATTACTTCACGCCAGCTTACTTGATGAAACTGGCGCTGGCGCAGGAGATGCAAAAAGACTTCGCCGCCGCCGAGCAGACGTACAATAAGATCGTAAACGATTACCCCACCTCTTCGGAAATAACCGATGCCAAGGTGTACCAAGCCCGGGCCAAAGCCATGTTGGGTGGCAAGTAA
- a CDS encoding glycerophosphodiester phosphodiesterase family protein, which yields MARGSQLLQRPRIYGHRGCRGLRPENTLAAFLHALEWPIDGLELDVVLSADNQVVVSHEPWLNADICLGPTGERLTPEQGRGFNLYQQPYATIRRCDCGSLRHPSFPEQQLAPAYKPLLSEVLEAVARRSAELHRPVPAYSIELKSEPHADGLLQPAPAVFVARVLAELDAYLHRPWPELLIMSFDHRVVQAARMLSSLPVCLLIEDNLAVEEHVHQLGFLPDVLGPQHTLLTPDLLRWCQAAQLPIVTWTVNALSDLGAVAKLGVHGITTDYPNRAASLLGL from the coding sequence ATGGCTCGTGGTTCCCAGTTGTTGCAGCGCCCGCGCATTTACGGCCACCGTGGTTGCCGAGGCTTGCGCCCCGAAAACACCTTGGCTGCGTTCTTGCACGCGCTCGAGTGGCCCATCGATGGCCTAGAGCTCGATGTAGTGCTTTCGGCCGATAACCAGGTGGTGGTTTCGCACGAGCCTTGGCTAAATGCTGACATCTGCCTAGGTCCTACCGGAGAGCGGCTTACTCCGGAGCAAGGCCGCGGCTTTAACTTATACCAGCAGCCCTACGCCACCATCAGGCGCTGCGACTGTGGAAGCCTCCGCCACCCCAGCTTTCCGGAGCAGCAATTAGCACCCGCCTACAAGCCTCTGCTGAGCGAAGTGCTGGAGGCCGTAGCACGCCGCAGCGCCGAGCTGCATAGGCCCGTACCCGCCTACTCCATCGAGCTAAAAAGCGAGCCGCACGCCGATGGTTTGCTGCAACCGGCTCCGGCCGTGTTTGTAGCGCGCGTGTTGGCCGAACTCGATGCCTATTTGCACCGGCCATGGCCCGAATTACTCATCATGTCTTTTGACCATCGAGTAGTACAAGCCGCGCGCATGCTTTCGAGCCTTCCGGTGTGCTTGCTCATCGAAGACAATTTGGCAGTAGAAGAGCATGTGCATCAGCTCGGCTTTTTGCCGGATGTACTGGGGCCCCAACACACGTTGCTTACGCCCGACTTGCTGCGCTGGTGCCAAGCGGCTCAATTGCCCATCGTAACCTGGACGGTAAATGCCCTAAGCGACCTAGGCGCCGTCGCAAAGTTGGGTGTCCACGGCATAACAACCGATTATCCCAACCGCGCTGCAAGTCTGTTAGGCTTGTAA
- the pdhA gene encoding pyruvate dehydrogenase (acetyl-transferring) E1 component subunit alpha, with product MADTKVKAASKASNSVGKAKNGAQQQGQAPEAAAAGNAEFNKETYLNWYESMMLMRRFEEKAGQLYGQQKIKGFCHLYIGQEACVAGAVSALQKDDKWITAYRDHAHPLALGTSPNALMAELFAKETGCSKGKGGSMHMFDKNVNFMGGHGIVGGQVPLGAGVAFAEKYNKTGNLCICYMGDGAVRQGALHEAFNMAMLWKLPVIFVVENNGYAMGTSVSRTSNVTDLYTIGEGYDMPSEPVDAMQVEEVHRAVARAAERARAGEGPTFLEFKTYRYKGHSMSDPAKYRTKEEVEGYRQRDSIENVRAVILERQYATEGDLNAIDEKIKAVVAESVEFAENSPFPPADELFQDVYVQADYPYIRE from the coding sequence ATGGCGGATACGAAGGTAAAGGCTGCCTCCAAGGCATCCAATTCGGTAGGCAAAGCCAAGAACGGTGCCCAGCAGCAAGGCCAGGCGCCGGAGGCTGCTGCCGCCGGCAACGCCGAGTTCAATAAGGAGACTTACCTGAACTGGTACGAGAGCATGATGCTCATGCGCCGGTTCGAGGAAAAGGCTGGTCAGCTATACGGTCAGCAAAAGATTAAAGGTTTCTGCCACCTCTACATTGGGCAGGAGGCTTGCGTAGCGGGCGCTGTATCGGCGCTGCAGAAGGACGATAAGTGGATTACCGCTTACCGCGACCACGCGCACCCGCTGGCCCTAGGTACCTCGCCCAACGCCCTGATGGCAGAGCTATTTGCCAAAGAGACCGGTTGCTCTAAGGGCAAAGGCGGCTCCATGCACATGTTCGATAAGAACGTGAACTTTATGGGTGGCCACGGTATCGTGGGCGGCCAAGTGCCCCTAGGTGCCGGCGTTGCTTTTGCCGAGAAGTACAACAAGACGGGCAACCTGTGCATTTGCTACATGGGCGACGGCGCTGTGCGGCAAGGCGCTTTGCACGAGGCTTTCAACATGGCCATGCTGTGGAAGCTGCCCGTAATTTTCGTGGTTGAGAACAACGGCTACGCTATGGGTACCTCGGTGAGTCGTACCTCCAATGTAACCGACCTGTACACCATAGGCGAGGGTTACGACATGCCGTCGGAGCCGGTTGATGCTATGCAGGTGGAGGAAGTACACCGCGCCGTGGCGCGTGCTGCCGAGCGTGCGCGGGCCGGCGAGGGGCCTACCTTCTTGGAGTTCAAAACCTACCGGTACAAAGGCCACTCCATGTCGGACCCGGCCAAGTACCGCACCAAGGAAGAAGTGGAGGGCTACCGCCAGCGCGATTCGATTGAGAACGTGCGGGCCGTAATTCTGGAGCGCCAATACGCTACCGAAGGCGACCTGAACGCTATCGACGAAAAGATTAAGGCTGTGGTGGCCGAGTCGGTTGAATTTGCCGAAAACTCGCCGTTCCCGCCTGCCGATGAGTTGTTCCAGGACGTTTACGTGCAAGCGGACTACCCCTACATCCGCGAGTAA
- a CDS encoding DUF2939 domain-containing protein translates to MKRILVLLLLIVLAVGGYLYYRSVTTGPKYALAKAAKAVHDHDVASFEKYVDVQSVSSRLVDQVAAQDEVLGLLGANTNSLMLRGALNLAKPQLAQAARKEVQHYVATGSFDANASNELERVVKLSLAGLASRIVTPESSFKGVKYLQEQGELALVGLEFTQPKLDTTLVLELQMRDRGDYWQVTEITNLGEVLQQTARLEKQRLFGRRP, encoded by the coding sequence ATGAAGCGTATTCTTGTTTTGTTGCTACTGATTGTACTGGCCGTGGGCGGCTATTTGTACTACCGATCGGTGACTACCGGGCCCAAATATGCCTTAGCCAAAGCCGCAAAGGCAGTACACGACCACGACGTGGCCAGTTTCGAAAAGTACGTGGACGTGCAAAGCGTAAGCAGCCGCCTCGTCGATCAGGTAGCTGCGCAAGACGAGGTGCTCGGGTTGTTGGGCGCCAATACCAATAGCCTAATGCTGCGCGGGGCCCTAAACCTGGCGAAGCCACAACTGGCCCAGGCAGCCCGCAAAGAGGTGCAGCATTACGTGGCTACAGGCTCGTTTGACGCCAACGCCAGCAACGAACTTGAGCGCGTAGTTAAGCTTTCGTTGGCAGGGCTGGCCAGCCGAATTGTAACCCCCGAAAGCAGTTTCAAAGGCGTAAAGTACTTGCAAGAGCAAGGCGAGCTGGCTTTGGTGGGCTTGGAGTTTACGCAGCCAAAGCTCGACACTACACTGGTGCTTGAACTGCAAATGCGCGACCGAGGCGACTATTGGCAGGTAACCGAAATAACCAATCTAGGAGAGGTGTTGCAGCAAACGGCACGGCTCGAAAAGCAACGCCTTTTCGGTCGGCGGCCATAA
- a CDS encoding rhomboid family intramembrane serine protease: MDIDLVVLLIIVTSGISIYAWQNHSLLERWIFSPYRVQKNREYHRFLTSGFLHADWMHLIFNMFSFYSFGQLVLQRMQIEFGGLNGMLVFLLLYVGGIIVSDIPTFFRHRRDARYVSLGASGGVASVIFAAVLFYPVAPEGGGILIFPIPFRIQPFVFGFLYLAYSYYQGRRMGDNINHDAHFYGALYGVVLTMLINPQAGLDFWQQISDKYL; encoded by the coding sequence ATGGACATCGACCTTGTAGTGCTGCTAATCATCGTTACCAGCGGCATTTCCATTTACGCCTGGCAAAACCATTCGCTGCTCGAGCGTTGGATTTTCAGCCCGTACCGCGTGCAGAAAAACCGCGAGTACCACCGCTTCCTCACGTCGGGCTTTCTGCACGCCGACTGGATGCACCTCATCTTTAACATGTTTTCGTTTTACTCGTTTGGCCAGCTCGTGCTTCAGCGCATGCAAATCGAGTTCGGCGGATTGAACGGCATGTTGGTGTTTCTACTGCTTTACGTCGGCGGCATTATCGTGTCGGATATTCCTACCTTCTTCCGGCACCGCCGCGATGCGCGCTACGTCAGCCTAGGTGCTTCGGGCGGGGTGGCCTCGGTCATTTTTGCGGCCGTGCTGTTTTACCCGGTAGCGCCCGAGGGTGGTGGCATCCTCATCTTTCCCATCCCGTTCCGCATTCAGCCGTTTGTGTTCGGCTTCCTATACTTGGCCTACTCCTACTACCAAGGCCGCCGTATGGGCGACAACATCAACCACGACGCGCACTTCTACGGCGCGCTCTACGGCGTGGTGCTCACCATGCTCATCAACCCACAGGCTGGGTTGGATTTCTGGCAGCAAATAAGTGATAAGTATTTGTAA
- a CDS encoding pseudouridine synthase — protein MGNKQQSFGGPGNRRPGRPDSANNRGGKPFNSSYGDDRRSGGAPRRAEGGNEFPSRPPFGRPAGKPSYGAGSDRRFGRPAGDERRFERPRYNKPAEPDGATDFMRSRLNKPDFRKDERPERPSNDERGPRRSFDRRPEGNDRPRRSFGNERGSFGNDRGGFGNERGGAGARGGNFGGESRFGRDERPARRFERDGDAPRPSRGYRGPGNDEQRSERGPARRFERADQRPERSERPERRFGNNDERGGAGRFGRPADDRPRFGGAGRFERPQREERPQREERPSRTERPERTERFGRDERPGFDRKPRAPRENRFGRPNDEQQEAPAYKNLKFYEEDKTRGNKRRREEVEGDETVRLNRYIANAGICSRREADQLIEAGEIRVNGEVVTELGYKVKPSDTVHYGKTNLKREKLVYVLLNKPKDFLTTTEDPEGRKTVMDLVKNASKERIFPVGRLDRNTTGLLLFTNDGEVAQKLSHPSHRNKKVYQVELDKELTDEHLGQIAAGLELEDGKAEVDDVAVVAGNRYFVGVEIHIGRNRIVRRIFEHLGYEVKTLDRVQYAGLTKKDLPRGNWRYLTEKEVIRLKYFM, from the coding sequence ATGGGTAACAAGCAGCAATCCTTTGGTGGCCCCGGCAACCGCCGGCCCGGCCGCCCCGACTCCGCCAACAACCGCGGAGGCAAACCATTCAATTCGTCGTATGGCGACGACCGCCGTTCTGGCGGTGCGCCGCGCCGCGCCGAGGGCGGTAACGAGTTTCCTTCGCGGCCGCCGTTTGGCCGCCCGGCGGGCAAGCCCAGCTACGGCGCTGGCTCTGATCGGCGGTTTGGCCGCCCGGCCGGCGACGAGCGCCGTTTTGAGCGCCCGCGCTACAACAAGCCGGCCGAGCCCGATGGCGCGACCGACTTTATGCGCAGCCGCCTGAACAAACCCGACTTCCGCAAGGACGAGCGCCCCGAGCGCCCCAGCAACGACGAGCGCGGCCCGCGCCGCAGCTTCGACCGCCGCCCCGAGGGCAACGACCGTCCGCGACGCAGCTTCGGTAACGAGCGCGGCAGCTTTGGCAACGACCGCGGCGGTTTCGGCAACGAACGTGGCGGAGCCGGCGCACGCGGTGGCAATTTCGGTGGTGAGTCGCGCTTTGGCCGCGACGAACGTCCGGCGCGTCGGTTTGAGCGCGACGGCGACGCTCCGCGCCCGAGCCGCGGCTACCGTGGCCCTGGCAACGACGAACAGCGCTCCGAGCGCGGCCCTGCGCGCCGTTTCGAGCGCGCTGACCAACGGCCCGAGCGCTCGGAACGTCCCGAACGCCGCTTTGGCAACAACGATGAGCGTGGCGGAGCGGGCCGGTTTGGCCGCCCCGCCGATGACCGGCCGCGCTTTGGCGGTGCAGGTCGATTCGAGCGCCCGCAGCGTGAGGAGCGCCCGCAGCGTGAGGAGCGCCCCAGCCGGACCGAACGCCCCGAGCGAACCGAGCGTTTTGGCCGCGATGAGCGCCCCGGCTTCGACCGGAAGCCCCGTGCTCCGCGCGAAAACCGCTTTGGCCGCCCCAACGACGAGCAGCAGGAAGCACCGGCTTACAAAAACCTCAAGTTTTACGAAGAGGATAAAACCCGCGGCAACAAACGCCGCCGCGAGGAGGTCGAAGGCGACGAAACCGTACGCCTGAACCGCTACATTGCCAACGCGGGCATCTGTTCGCGCCGCGAGGCTGATCAGCTGATCGAGGCGGGCGAAATTCGGGTGAACGGTGAAGTGGTAACAGAGTTGGGCTACAAAGTGAAGCCCAGCGACACCGTACACTACGGCAAAACCAACCTCAAGCGCGAGAAGCTGGTGTACGTGCTGCTGAACAAGCCCAAGGACTTCCTGACAACTACCGAAGACCCGGAAGGCCGCAAAACGGTAATGGACCTCGTGAAGAACGCCTCCAAGGAGCGCATCTTCCCGGTAGGCCGCCTTGACCGGAATACCACCGGCCTGTTGCTGTTCACCAACGACGGCGAGGTAGCCCAAAAGCTCAGCCACCCTTCGCACCGCAACAAAAAGGTGTACCAGGTGGAGCTCGACAAGGAACTCACCGACGAGCACCTAGGGCAAATTGCCGCCGGCCTCGAGCTGGAGGACGGCAAAGCCGAGGTTGACGACGTAGCCGTGGTAGCGGGCAACCGCTACTTTGTAGGCGTGGAAATCCATATTGGTCGCAACCGCATTGTGCGCCGCATTTTTGAGCACCTGGGTTACGAGGTAAAAACCCTCGACCGGGTGCAGTACGCAGGCCTTACCAAAAAGGACTTGCCCCGCGGCAACTGGCGCTACCTCACCGAAAAAGAGGTAATCCGCCTGAAATATTTCATGTAA
- a CDS encoding DUF721 domain-containing protein produces MKSRNASEFSRRADVVPLKEGIQALLKAYRLQGKMNEVYVVASWERIMGRAVALKTQEVYFRNNKLFVRLTSAPLKHELFMAKTRVAEIINSEVGEDIVHEVVFL; encoded by the coding sequence TTGAAATCACGTAACGCCTCCGAATTTTCCCGCAGGGCCGATGTAGTACCTCTTAAAGAGGGAATCCAGGCACTGCTGAAGGCGTACCGTCTGCAGGGCAAGATGAACGAGGTTTACGTTGTCGCCTCGTGGGAGCGAATCATGGGCCGGGCTGTTGCCCTTAAAACCCAAGAGGTGTATTTCCGCAACAACAAGCTGTTTGTTCGCCTCACCTCGGCTCCGCTTAAGCACGAGCTCTTCATGGCTAAAACGCGGGTTGCTGAAATCATCAACAGCGAAGTTGGCGAAGACATTGTGCATGAGGTCGTGTTCCTTTAG
- a CDS encoding type III pantothenate kinase has product MTTLVLDIGNTAAKYGCFRGAALAEAGSVATPAELRAVAQRVQAEHVLLASVAAPADVWAAALGGAVSGKVIVLRPGETPLPIANAYATPHTLGADRLAAAVGAAHLLPGRPVLIVDAGTCIKCDLVAADGTFLGGSIAPGLRMRLQAMHHFTDRLPELALPSAHDAVTLALCGTDTRTAMLSGALHGAVAEVNGLLSSYRQQHPTLAVALAGGDAAFFESRLKGHIFVLTELVLLGLHRILVHNVG; this is encoded by the coding sequence ATGACCACACTGGTACTCGACATTGGCAACACAGCGGCTAAGTACGGCTGCTTTCGGGGGGCGGCTTTGGCCGAAGCCGGCAGCGTAGCTACGCCTGCCGAGTTGCGGGCCGTTGCGCAGCGTGTGCAGGCCGAGCACGTGTTGCTGGCCTCGGTGGCGGCACCGGCCGATGTGTGGGCTGCGGCCCTAGGTGGGGCGGTGAGCGGCAAGGTGATTGTGCTGAGGCCGGGCGAAACGCCGCTGCCTATTGCAAATGCCTACGCCACTCCGCATACCCTAGGTGCCGACCGCCTGGCTGCTGCCGTGGGAGCTGCCCACCTGCTGCCGGGCCGCCCGGTACTGATAGTTGATGCCGGCACTTGCATAAAGTGCGACTTGGTAGCGGCCGATGGTACCTTTTTGGGTGGTAGTATTGCACCGGGTTTGCGCATGCGCTTGCAAGCCATGCACCACTTTACGGACCGCCTGCCCGAGTTGGCGCTGCCGAGTGCACACGACGCAGTAACGCTTGCGTTGTGCGGCACCGATACGCGTACGGCCATGCTGAGCGGGGCCCTGCACGGGGCCGTAGCCGAGGTAAATGGCCTGCTCAGCAGCTACCGCCAGCAACACCCTACCTTAGCGGTGGCGCTGGCCGGTGGCGACGCTGCATTTTTTGAATCGCGCCTTAAAGGCCACATCTTTGTACTGACCGAGCTGGTTTTGCTTGGTCTTCACCGAATACTGGTGCATAATGTCGGGTAA
- the lptC gene encoding LPS export ABC transporter periplasmic protein LptC: protein MKATECTANQTQWGALLLGAALALVGCQEKAAEPAKKVVYTGPTLETSNVTTLFSDSARLQVRLTAPLEQTFENGDLVYPKGVNIVFYAKDGTTVVNNLRGNYGKYTRTENVYVVRGDVRVRNEQKQQGMRSEELYYDRPRARIYTQKFVRVETPTEILTGQGLEANEDFSRYKILKPEGVFTLDQGTAPAGTVTP, encoded by the coding sequence GTGAAAGCCACGGAATGCACTGCCAACCAAACCCAATGGGGTGCCCTGTTGCTGGGCGCCGCATTGGCGCTGGTCGGCTGCCAGGAAAAAGCGGCCGAGCCCGCCAAGAAAGTGGTGTACACGGGCCCCACGCTCGAAACTTCCAACGTTACCACGCTTTTTAGCGACTCGGCCCGGTTGCAGGTGCGCTTAACAGCTCCGCTCGAGCAAACCTTTGAAAACGGCGACCTGGTGTACCCCAAAGGCGTGAACATTGTGTTTTACGCCAAAGACGGCACCACCGTGGTGAATAACCTGCGCGGCAACTACGGCAAGTATACCCGCACCGAAAACGTGTACGTGGTGCGCGGCGACGTGCGCGTACGCAACGAGCAAAAGCAGCAGGGCATGCGCTCCGAGGAACTGTACTACGACCGGCCGCGGGCGCGCATCTACACCCAAAAGTTTGTGCGGGTAGAAACCCCTACCGAAATTCTGACGGGCCAAGGGCTTGAAGCGAACGAAGATTTTTCGCGCTACAAAATTTTGAAGCCCGAAGGCGTGTTTACCCTCGACCAGGGCACGGCCCCCGCCGGTACGGTTACTCCCTAG
- the recF gene encoding DNA replication/repair protein RecF (All proteins in this family for which functions are known are DNA-binding proteins that assist the filamentation of RecA onto DNA for the initiation of recombination or recombinational repair.), with protein sequence MTLDSLQLLFFKNYDEASLTLSPHINCFIGENGSGKTNLLDAIHYLSMTKSAFAASDAQCLKQGADFFLVKGGFSLPSSPTPEVIQCSLRTGQKKLVTHNKQPYDRISDHIGRCPVVLISPYDTDLIRQGSEERRKYFDSIISQLDHAYLELLIQYSFLLKQRNALLKQFADRHTFDRDYLHVLDEQLVPAGQQLVARRQEFLKQFTPVFQRHYQELADSREQVTLEYKSQLPGQDFALLLRQNERKDLALQRTTTGPHKDDYVFLMNESPVKSFGSQGQQKSYAIALKLAHFEVMASQKQHKPLLLLDDIFDRLDERRITRLLQLVANHTFGQVFLTDTHLERTDQALAGLSEQIKRFTVDNGSVRPL encoded by the coding sequence ATGACGCTGGACTCGCTGCAACTCCTTTTTTTCAAGAATTACGACGAGGCCAGCTTAACTCTTTCGCCTCATATCAACTGCTTTATTGGCGAGAACGGCAGCGGCAAAACCAATTTGCTCGATGCCATTCATTACCTCTCCATGACCAAAAGCGCCTTTGCCGCTTCCGATGCCCAGTGCCTCAAGCAAGGTGCCGATTTCTTTCTTGTAAAGGGCGGCTTCTCACTGCCTTCCTCCCCCACCCCCGAAGTCATCCAGTGCAGCTTGCGCACCGGCCAGAAAAAACTGGTGACGCATAACAAGCAGCCCTACGACCGTATCTCCGACCACATTGGCCGTTGTCCGGTTGTCCTCATTTCGCCCTACGATACCGACCTTATACGGCAAGGCAGCGAAGAAAGACGCAAGTACTTCGATAGCATTATCTCGCAGCTCGACCATGCGTACCTTGAGCTGCTCATTCAGTATAGCTTTCTGCTGAAACAACGCAACGCACTGCTGAAGCAGTTCGCCGACCGCCACACCTTTGACCGCGACTACTTGCACGTGCTCGATGAACAGTTGGTGCCAGCGGGCCAGCAGCTGGTAGCTCGCCGACAAGAGTTTTTGAAGCAGTTCACGCCGGTGTTCCAGCGCCATTACCAAGAGCTAGCCGATAGCCGCGAGCAGGTAACCCTGGAATACAAAAGCCAACTGCCGGGCCAGGACTTTGCCTTGCTGCTTCGTCAAAACGAGCGCAAGGACCTAGCCTTGCAACGCACTACCACCGGGCCCCACAAAGACGATTACGTTTTCCTGATGAACGAGTCGCCTGTCAAGAGCTTTGGCTCGCAAGGCCAGCAGAAGTCCTACGCAATTGCTCTTAAGCTTGCGCACTTCGAGGTAATGGCTTCCCAAAAGCAGCACAAACCTTTGCTGTTGCTTGATGACATTTTCGACCGGCTCGACGAACGCCGCATCACGCGCTTGCTTCAGTTGGTAGCCAACCACACTTTTGGGCAAGTGTTTCTCACCGATACCCACCTTGAGCGCACCGACCAGGCATTGGCTGGGCTATCCGAACAAATCAAGCGTTTTACGGTAGATAATGGGTCTGTTCGGCCACTTTAG
- a CDS encoding PLDc N-terminal domain-containing protein, with translation MNFLAKYSLRPAVTACLMTLLTLSMSACSRRSSSGSLTIFGGIILILDVLALIDILRQPWSLGKKILWVAIIWFLPLLGLILYYLLAGRGKS, from the coding sequence ATGAACTTCCTCGCAAAATACTCCTTGCGCCCAGCCGTTACGGCCTGCCTGATGACGTTGCTCACCTTAAGCATGTCGGCCTGCAGCCGGCGTTCGTCGAGCGGCAGTCTTACCATCTTCGGCGGCATCATTCTAATTCTTGACGTCTTGGCGCTGATCGATATTCTGCGCCAGCCCTGGTCGCTGGGCAAGAAAATTCTTTGGGTAGCCATCATCTGGTTCCTGCCCCTCCTGGGTCTTATTCTGTACTACCTGCTGGCTGGGCGCGGCAAGTCGTAA
- a CDS encoding helix-turn-helix domain-containing protein, translating into MAHQGEILQEAIKNSGISISKLVQELGITRPTIYRKFKETTLDYSFVQRVGELIQHDFTNEFDTPVQSQLHFTPAPVKQQPALRSVSLQPVDQDPAKALMTLQAKYIALLEAYNELLLKVYGSR; encoded by the coding sequence ATGGCTCACCAAGGCGAAATCTTGCAGGAAGCAATCAAAAACAGCGGTATTTCGATTAGTAAGCTGGTGCAAGAGTTGGGTATTACACGCCCGACTATTTACCGTAAATTCAAAGAGACAACCCTAGATTACAGTTTTGTACAACGCGTAGGGGAGTTGATACAACACGACTTTACGAACGAATTTGATACACCTGTTCAGTCTCAATTACACTTTACACCTGCACCTGTAAAGCAACAGCCCGCTTTACGATCTGTATCATTACAGCCTGTGGATCAGGACCCTGCAAAAGCATTAATGACACTTCAGGCTAAGTATATAGCCTTGCTAGAAGCATATAATGAGCTCCTGTTAAAAGTATATGGTTCGAGGTGA